The nucleotide sequence gggaggagggagggccaGAGGTCAGCCCAGTCTCACCCTCCTCCCGGCGACCCTGTGTGTCTTCCCCCTACAGATCACCCAGCTGAAAATTGAGAACAACCCTTTTGCCAAGGGATTCCGGGGCAGTGATGACAGTGACCTGCGTGTGGCCCGGCTGCAGAGGTGGGGCCGCGCGGCCCGGGGCGTGGGGCGGGCAGAAGGGATTCAGGCACGTGGCCTCCGTGACCCTCAGTGCATCTTCactctcttcctgtctctcctcCTGTCCTCCCCACCCCTTCAGCAAAGAATACCCTGTGATTTCCAAAAGCATCATGAGGCAGAGGCTAATCTCCCCCCAACTCTCGGCCACACCAGATGTGGGCCCCCTGCTCGGCACCCACCAGGCGCTCCAGCACTACCAGCACGAGAACGGTGCTCACTCGCAGCTCGCGGAGCCGCAGGACCTGCCCCTCAGCACCTTTCCTGCCCAGAGGGACTCAAGCCTCTTCTATCACTGCCTGAAAAGACGAGGTAGTGCTCTCCTGGTCTAGAAGCCCTAGGGGGTCAGAGAAGGGGTGAGGTTCTCCCCGACACCACTCTGCAGCCCCCTGaccccccaaaacacacacacgcatctGGTGCTTGTGTGGCCTGGGAGAGTGGGCCTGAAGGGTTAGGGATCACAGCTGGGCGCAGGGCCATCTTTTCCAGTGCAGGGATGCTGGTTCTCGTCTTTAATGCTGCCTTTGGAACTCTCACAGACAGCTTGTAGCCCTGGCGTCCCCAGATGCCTTTCCAAGTGTTGCTTTGCAGTCACTGCTCTGAGAGCCTCATGGGGTGAGCTGGGCTCTGCCTGGAAGTGCAGGAAGAGGCTGACACTTCCCAGTCCAGAGGTTTTGGGATTGGAGCTGTTATTTGTCAAAGCAACCTCAATTCCAGAACAGGGAGGACTTGGTGTCTCACGTGCAGGGCCTTCCGTCCGATCATTCCTTCCAGGATCTGCAGTGGCTGCTTGAGAGTTGAGATGAGCTATTGTGGATGTAGATGGGAGCTGGGAAGACAAGCCACAGCACCCTCTGTGCCAGGTCTCTTCGTAAAGAGGAGGAACCCGGAGCTAGGCACCATCACGTCTGTGCTCTGTGCCAGGTTTTGATTCCTCCATGGATAGAATTGCGATGATTCATGTTACTCCGCCAGAAGACCTCACGGGGCCGCTGAAATTCCCTTCAGAATGAGCCTGGGGACTTTTGCTTGCCATCCAGAATGTTCCCTCAGCCCTGCTCCTAGGGACTAGCCTGGCAGAGCTCCGAGATCCCCTGCATAAGTCTCATTAGAACTCAGTGACCTAGACCACGGGTCGTCAAACTGTGGCCTTCGGACCTAACCCAGCCTGCTACCTGTAcaaaatagtttttacatttcaaaacaattgaaaaaattcaaaaggagAATATTTCATGAAATGTGAGCGTCATGTGATATTAAAGTTTTAGTGTCCATAAcattttactggaacacagccatactcATTTACTTACGggttgtctatggctgctttcatgggacAACAGCAGAGTTTCGTAGTTGCAACAGATACcctatggcccacaaagcctaagatatttactatctggccctttgcagaaaaagtttgccaactcctgaccTAGAGTGAGTAGGCCACCTGCCAGGATCAAGAGCTTAGcgcagggagaagagagggatTTGGAGAGATGACAGAGAATCAGGCTGAGTGAGGGGCAAAGGAGAGAGCTGGGCCAGGGAGAGGAGCAGGTCTCCCTGGAAAGGGCAGATGCCACGAGCAGGGGCGGAGGAGAGAGGTGAGCACAGGCCTTCACACCCACTCAGCCCCTCTGCTTCCAGCCCTGTGTGTGCACAGAGAGCTCCCAGAATGAATGCCTGGAGAAAACAAGAGGAGGGAGGCCAAGATGAGCCATGGATGGGTGGggtttgtggtttgttttttttttttttttttttgagatggagtctcgcactgtctcccaggctggagtgtaatggtgcaatctgggctcactgcaacctctgcctcccgaattcaagccattcttctgcctcagcctccccagtagctgggattacaggtgcatgccaccacgcccagctaagttttgtatttttagtagagatggggtttcaccatgttggtcaggctgtcttaaactcctgacctcaagtgatccgcccaccttggcctcccagagtgctggaattacagttgtgagccaccgcacccagcccagatgaGTGTTCTTAAATTGGCTCAGTGGGCTGCTCCCCAAACCCTCAGGCCTGGGTCAGCCCTGGATCCCAGGGGAGGGCGCGCCACTCCAGATAGTTAGACCCTCCTGGTGGAGGATGTCGAAAGGCACATACATGATTTGTGGCATCTGATGTCGTCTTCCTCCAGAGTATCTGCTTAGCCTGAAAAGTATGTCACCTTTTTCACTTATTATCAgttctatttcttaattttgtaGACACTGTTATGTTGGAATCTGTGTAGTAAAAATCCGATGGCTCTTCTTTAAACATATGTGAGGTTAGTTCCACttctaaaaacaacagaaacacgCCTGCAAGCGGCTTTGGCTCCCTGAGGTCTTCCTGGGAGCTGAGGATGGAGGCAGGAACCTCATAGCCTTAATTTTCTGGCTCCTTCAGACAGATGTGGCCTCTGGGCCTGGGCTGGCCTGGCAAGGGCCTCCCCTTTCCTTGGCCAGGGCAGGCCTAGCCTGAGAATGCCACTGCACACCAAGTCCTCTTACTCTCTCAAGAGTCAGGCTGGCGAAGGATCAAAGCCAAGTGCTGCCTGGCTAAACCCGGCCCTCAGTGTCCGGTGATGTGGTGTCCCCCGTGGCCTCTGAGTAGGGTCCGTAATCTGACCACTTCTTGGCGGCTGCCACCCTATAAAAGCTGTGGCTGATTGAAATGGCTCTGGGAGTGCCATGGCAACATGGGGAGGGCGGGCGCGGAGGGAAAAGGACAGGCTGTCCCAGCATCCAGCAGGGCGCCCTGGGGCCTGGGCTGGTGGAAATGGTTCTTCCTGAGTGTTACTTTGTCTTTCAGCAGATGGTGCCCGACACCTGGACTTACCCTGCAAGCGATCCTATCTGGAAGCCCCCTCTTCGGTGGGGGAGGATCACTATTTCCGTTCTCCCCCTCCCTACGACCAGCAGATGCTGAGCCCCTCCTACTGCAGTGAGGTGACCCCCAGAGAAGCCTGTATGTACTCAGGTTCAGGGCCTGAGATTGCCGGGGTGTCTGGGGTGGATGACCTGCCCCCACCTCCGCTGAGCTGTAACATGTGGACTTCAGTGTCGCCGTACACCAGCTATAGCGTGCAGACGATGGAGACTGTGCCATACCAGCCCTTCCCCACCCACTTCACCGCCACCACCATGATGCCGCGGCTGCCCACCCTCTCCGCTCAGAGCTCTCAGCCACCAGGAAACGCCCACTTCAGCGTCTACAATCAGCTCTCCCAGTCTCAGGTCCGAGAGCGGGGGCCCAGCGCCTCATTTGCAAGAGAGCGTGGCCTTCCCCCAGGATGTGAGAGGAAGCCACCCTCACCACATCTAAATGCTGCCAATGAGTTTCTCTACTCTCAAACCTTCTCCTTGTCCCGAGAGTCTTCCTTACAGTACCATTCAGGAATGGGGACTGTGGAGAACTGGACTGATGGATGACTCTCACGTCTCCTCCACAGCCCCGGGACCGTGTTGCTCCAGTATTAACCTCTGTGGGTGGCCTGCACTACCAAGAAACACAGGAAGGTATTccagagggagtgtgtgtgtgtgtgtgtgtgtgtgtgtctgcacgcGAGCACGTATGTATTTGGAGAGCATCCATCTTCTGACATACAACTGAGGtcatgacaaggaaaaaaaaccaccacATTTATCTAAGAAGTGATTTTGGCTGCAGGACCTGGGTCCATTGTTATCTGACATCTCTTGACATGCCCGTGGGTGGGATGGGAGTGGAGGGTTCTCATGAGTTATTGGAAGGGTTTTATAATTGTTGATTTACTCAGGGGCCAGGTGGGGAGGTCTGTCCCATGGGGAAAGATTCTCATTGCTGGGGTAGGAAGATTCTTGCTGCTGGGGTGTGACGGCTCTGTGCACGCCTTAGAGTTCCTGGCCTTCTATTTGCAAGGGGAGAGGAGAATCTGGTTTTGGTAGCAGGAGGCCCATTCCTTGGGCTTCTGGAGAGTCTGTAAGACTGCCTGAGAGGTGGGCTCAGCTCAGCCACAACATGTACTTTGATAGTACAGCTGGCTGCTCAGTTAGTGGCCTAGACATTGATGACTGGAACTCTGAGGTCTGAGGGATGACATTCGGAAAGGGTCATGTGCTAAATGTCACCTGAGGggtatttttaaaggtttttttttttttccttcaagagaAGGGAAAATGCAACCAGTAGCATCTCTGTCATCATGCAGGTTTTGTAGTAGAGAGCCCTTCCCCCTAGGTCCCCAACATACAGTCTCTCACTC is from Macaca thibetana thibetana isolate TM-01 chromosome 16, ASM2454274v1, whole genome shotgun sequence and encodes:
- the TBX4 gene encoding T-box transcription factor TBX4 isoform X1, with product MLQDKGLSESEEAFRAPGPVLGEASAANAPEPALAAPGLSGAALGSTPGPGADVAAAAAEQTIENIKVGLHEKELWKKFHEAGTEMIITKAGRRMFPSYKVKVTGMNPKTKYILLIDIVPADDHRYKFCDNKWMVAGKAEPAMPGRLYVHPDSPATGAHWMRQLVSFQKLKLTNNHLDPFGHIILNSMHKYQPRLHIVKADENNAFGSKNTAFCTHVFPETSFISVTSYQNHKITQLKIENNPFAKGFRGSDDSDLRVARLQSKEYPVISKSIMRQRLISPQLSATPDVGPLLGTHQALQHYQHENGAHSQLAEPQDLPLSTFPAQRDSSLFYHCLKRRADGARHLDLPCKRSYLEAPSSVGEDHYFRSPPPYDQQMLSPSYCSEVTPREACMYSGSGPEIAGVSGVDDLPPPPLSCNMWTSVSPYTSYSVQTMETVPYQPFPTHFTATTMMPRLPTLSAQSSQPPGNAHFSVYNQLSQSQVRERGPSASFARERGLPPGCERKPPSPHLNAANEFLYSQTFSLSRESSLQYHSGMGTVENWTDG
- the TBX4 gene encoding T-box transcription factor TBX4 isoform X2, whose amino-acid sequence is MLQDKGLSESEEAFRAPGPVLGEASAANAPEPALAAPGLSGAALGSTPGPGADVAAAAAEQTIENIKVGLHEKELWKKFHEAGTEMIITKAGRRMFPSYKVKVTGMNPKTKYILLIDIVPADDHRYKFCDNKWMVAGKAEPAMPGRLYVHPDSPATGAHWMRQLVSFQKLKLTNNHLDPFGHIILNSMHKYQPRLHIVKADENNAFGSKNTAFCTHVFPETSFISVTSYQNHKITQLKIENNPFAKGFRGSDDSDLRVARLQSKEYPVISKSIMRQRLISPQLSATPDVGPLLGTHQALQHYQHENGAHSQLAEPQDLPLSTFPAQRDSSLFYHCLKRRDGARHLDLPCKRSYLEAPSSVGEDHYFRSPPPYDQQMLSPSYCSEVTPREACMYSGSGPEIAGVSGVDDLPPPPLSCNMWTSVSPYTSYSVQTMETVPYQPFPTHFTATTMMPRLPTLSAQSSQPPGNAHFSVYNQLSQSQVRERGPSASFARERGLPPGCERKPPSPHLNAANEFLYSQTFSLSRESSLQYHSGMGTVENWTDG